One part of the Syntrophorhabdaceae bacterium genome encodes these proteins:
- a CDS encoding glycosyltransferase — translation MIVNTPRVSVLMSVYNGRRYLDSTIASVLDQSFADFELIVVDDCSQDDTKDVLEGFSRNDSRIKLLKNEHNLGLTKSLNIGLKRARGEYIARIDNGDLWSGNKLTKQIDYFMDRHDLLLLGTQAICLDDNGLEIGTRRFPIEDREIRLWLIKCQNPFLHSSVVFRNRYLYDEQYYTSQDLALWTRVFFDGRMANLNDVCVYYRISREAVSYKRRAIQIYNSYNIYKDFSDALTINQRVSTKGRSNWVSDRHQLEKPKKLFAYVNYLANKLKNNNVGAGVFLAAISYLLSPRLFLIKLMLKYATRMNYKRYTQWH, via the coding sequence ATGATCGTCAATACACCAAGGGTTTCCGTTTTGATGAGCGTTTACAACGGACGGCGCTATTTAGATTCAACAATCGCCAGCGTGTTGGACCAGTCCTTCGCTGATTTTGAGCTGATCGTTGTCGATGACTGTTCGCAGGATGACACAAAAGATGTACTGGAGGGTTTTTCACGTAATGATTCTCGCATAAAACTATTGAAGAATGAACATAACCTTGGACTCACTAAATCTCTCAATATTGGTTTAAAACGTGCTCGTGGCGAATACATTGCTCGGATCGACAACGGCGACCTATGGAGCGGAAACAAATTGACCAAACAAATTGATTATTTCATGGATCGCCACGATCTGTTGCTGTTAGGCACCCAGGCAATCTGTCTGGATGACAATGGCTTGGAGATTGGTACAAGGAGATTCCCCATTGAGGATCGCGAGATACGCTTATGGTTGATAAAGTGTCAAAATCCATTCTTACACTCCTCCGTGGTATTTAGGAATAGATATCTCTACGATGAACAGTATTATACAAGCCAAGATCTTGCGCTGTGGACAAGAGTTTTTTTTGACGGGAGGATGGCAAACCTGAATGACGTTTGCGTATATTACAGAATCTCAAGAGAGGCAGTTAGCTATAAAAGAAGAGCAATTCAAATCTACAATTCGTATAATATATATAAAGATTTCTCGGATGCTTTGACAATAAACCAAAGGGTTTCCACCAAAGGAAGATCCAATTGGGTATCCGATAGACATCAACTTGAGAAGCCAAAGAAATTATTTGCCTATGTCAATTATCTAGCTAATAAATTGAAGAATAACAATGTGGGGGCAGGAGTTTTTCTCGCTGCCATTTCATACCTTCTTTCCCCCCGTTTGTTCTTAATCAAATTAATGCTCAAATATGCAACCCGTATGAACTATAAGAGATACACACAATGGCACTGA
- a CDS encoding glycosyltransferase produces MALTDERIRVIAAVPGNVNDSKMLFVKDQIRSLVRHGVNVHEFYLSSRTNILVIAKESYRLYKEIGRFRPHIIHAHFGTLTSFLCAVISLICGVPLMITFHGSDLNDVSNVEGHLRNMVQKIMSNLAALRASRIICVSERLLHRLWWRRGGALVIPNGVDADLFYPLDWNDARAQLGWDLSGHVILFCQSNFSRLKRVDIALSTLDRLKSHVQTARLQILNDVEHNVVPLYLSAADCLLVCSDSEGSPTIVKEAMACNLPIVSTDVGDVAERIRGLYQCSIVEREPNALARALADTIEAGERSNGRTRIMEEGLTDSVVAAKILSVYRDLIQQNG; encoded by the coding sequence ATGGCACTGACGGACGAGAGAATCCGGGTTATCGCGGCGGTACCTGGAAATGTAAATGATTCAAAAATGCTTTTCGTGAAAGATCAGATAAGATCGCTGGTGAGGCACGGTGTGAATGTCCATGAATTTTACCTGTCTTCAAGGACGAACATACTGGTTATTGCAAAAGAATCGTATCGGCTTTATAAAGAAATAGGAAGATTTAGACCTCATATTATCCACGCACATTTTGGAACTCTGACATCGTTTCTATGCGCCGTAATCAGCTTAATATGCGGTGTACCGTTGATGATAACTTTTCATGGAAGCGATTTAAATGATGTTTCCAATGTGGAAGGCCACTTAAGGAACATGGTTCAAAAAATTATGTCAAATTTGGCGGCGTTAAGGGCCTCAAGGATTATTTGCGTCAGTGAGAGACTATTACATAGATTATGGTGGAGACGTGGTGGAGCCTTAGTAATCCCCAACGGAGTGGACGCAGATTTGTTTTATCCTTTGGATTGGAATGATGCACGGGCTCAACTGGGATGGGATTTGAGCGGACATGTCATTCTATTCTGTCAAAGTAATTTTTCCCGTCTAAAAAGAGTGGATATTGCGTTGTCGACGCTCGACAGATTAAAATCCCATGTTCAGACGGCCCGACTGCAGATTCTAAACGATGTAGAACATAACGTCGTACCATTGTATTTAAGCGCTGCGGATTGTCTATTGGTGTGCAGTGATTCCGAAGGATCCCCTACTATCGTTAAAGAGGCCATGGCGTGTAACCTGCCGATAGTCTCCACCGATGTGGGCGATGTTGCTGAGAGAATTCGAGGATTATACCAGTGCTCGATTGTCGAGAGAGAGCCAAATGCCCTGGCGAGAGCTTTAGCAGATACGATTGAGGCGGGAGAAAGGTCCAACGGAAGAACGAGGATAATGGAAGAAGGGTTAACTGATTCGGTGGTAGCAGCGAAGATATTGTCTGTATATCGAGACCTCATTCAACAGAACGGCTAA
- a CDS encoding class I SAM-dependent methyltransferase, whose translation MVSKDRILNVTKQALSLGLDVTVYLRFLVLLLCFRYLWPGCDEDRKISIANRFFYPRYEKAVFHDYKSYIERMPGDIRNIVADFPQNRWLGDRKVLDLGCGLGRFTKLLKEQGASAVVGLEYQIDKLVFAQEHNINENIRYICGSASLLPFKESTFDTVFAYAVFEHIDETQNALLEVARILKAGGVVVIAMDYLTSRGGHHLHPYVHFPWPLSIVSEESLYRYWSRRLARDQSKNMMSYYKRVNEANGSEVDKEICLNRITIEEFERQIEKAGMMIELFIPGERIAQYFPFILRFRNLRKFFVGSPLYCLRNNKLMDQQ comes from the coding sequence ATGGTTAGCAAGGATCGCATTCTCAACGTGACAAAACAAGCGCTTAGCTTGGGACTGGATGTCACCGTCTATTTGCGGTTTTTGGTTTTGCTATTATGTTTTAGATATTTGTGGCCAGGATGCGACGAGGACAGAAAGATCTCTATTGCTAATAGATTTTTTTATCCCCGATATGAAAAGGCGGTGTTTCATGACTACAAGAGTTATATAGAGCGAATGCCCGGAGATATTCGCAACATCGTCGCGGACTTTCCGCAGAACAGATGGCTTGGCGATCGCAAAGTGCTTGATCTGGGATGTGGCCTAGGGAGATTTACAAAACTCCTTAAGGAGCAAGGCGCTTCAGCCGTTGTGGGCCTAGAATATCAGATTGATAAGTTGGTCTTTGCACAAGAACACAACATTAATGAAAACATCCGGTACATATGTGGTTCGGCGTCGCTTCTTCCGTTCAAAGAAAGCACATTTGATACAGTGTTTGCCTACGCTGTTTTTGAACATATAGATGAGACGCAAAATGCCCTATTGGAAGTAGCTCGAATACTGAAGGCGGGAGGAGTAGTTGTAATTGCGATGGATTACCTGACATCCAGGGGAGGACATCACCTGCATCCTTACGTTCATTTCCCTTGGCCATTGTCTATCGTATCCGAAGAATCATTATACAGATATTGGAGTCGAAGGCTTGCACGGGATCAATCGAAGAACATGATGTCCTATTACAAACGAGTGAATGAGGCCAATGGATCTGAAGTAGATAAGGAAATATGCCTCAATCGAATCACGATTGAAGAATTTGAAAGGCAGATAGAAAAGGCAGGCATGATGATAGAATTGTTTATACCGGGAGAACGAATTGCCCAATACTTTCCGTTCATACTGAGGTTTAGAAATTTAAGGAAATTTTTTGTCGGAAGTCCCTTATATTGTTTGCGAAACAACAAACTTATGGATCAGCAATAA
- a CDS encoding sugar transferase: MRDPKAKWLFDAVLSLLGLLLFSPILSLIAISIRTIDGRPILYRGLRVGRGGRRFRILKFRTMVNDADKTGPSSAPANDPRTTRTGKFLRKYKLDELPQLINVLKGEMSLVGPRPQVPWAVELYSDEERKLLDVKPGITDYASIKFRDEAEILRDSVDPDADYLEKIAPEKIRLGLQYVDQGSLRTDVRIIFMTIRALFERRTKTEA; the protein is encoded by the coding sequence ATGAGGGATCCAAAGGCAAAGTGGTTGTTTGACGCAGTTCTTTCGCTCTTGGGACTACTTCTGTTTTCTCCAATCTTATCGCTCATTGCCATTTCAATAAGGACGATTGATGGTAGGCCAATACTTTACAGAGGCTTGAGGGTGGGCAGGGGGGGTAGACGTTTTAGAATCCTTAAGTTCAGGACTATGGTGAATGATGCCGACAAGACTGGACCATCTTCAGCCCCAGCGAACGATCCTAGAACGACCAGAACGGGCAAATTTCTTAGGAAATATAAACTTGATGAACTCCCGCAATTGATTAATGTATTAAAAGGAGAGATGAGCCTGGTCGGACCCAGGCCCCAAGTCCCCTGGGCCGTCGAACTCTATAGTGACGAAGAAAGGAAACTTCTCGATGTAAAGCCGGGGATAACCGACTATGCGTCAATAAAGTTCAGAGATGAGGCCGAAATACTCCGAGATAGCGTTGACCCTGACGCAGACTATCTAGAAAAGATAGCACCAGAGAAAATCAGGTTAGGGCTTCAGTACGTCGATCAAGGGTCTCTTCGGACAGACGTAAGGATCATATTCATGACCATAAGAGCCTTATTCGAAAGACGCACAAAAACGGAGGCTTAG
- a CDS encoding transketolase, with protein MFPSPNAIRRTVLDLIYRTKSPHIGSCFSCVEILISLYFQILNISPKNPFDGNRDRFILSKGHACPSLYAVLTEAGFVTREELDGFAVDGGTLEQHPTRNLGQGIEVSTGSLGHGLSVGIGMAIAAKKDRRNSRVFVLLSDGELNEGSVWEAAMFASHHRLDNLIAIVDYNKIQALGFSEDIIGLESLSQIWSSFGWAAREVDGHDFNQITANLGEIPYAKDKPSVVVAHTVKGRGVTFMENNLLWHYRSPDIREYELALKELVG; from the coding sequence ATGTTCCCCTCACCCAACGCGATAAGAAGAACAGTCCTCGATCTGATATATAGAACTAAGAGTCCCCATATCGGCTCATGTTTCTCCTGCGTAGAAATCTTGATAAGCCTGTACTTTCAGATCTTAAACATCTCTCCAAAGAATCCTTTCGATGGCAACAGAGACAGGTTTATCTTGAGCAAAGGACATGCGTGTCCTTCCCTCTATGCCGTCCTAACCGAAGCAGGTTTTGTGACGCGAGAGGAATTGGATGGTTTCGCCGTTGACGGCGGCACGCTTGAGCAACATCCAACAAGAAACCTAGGGCAAGGTATAGAAGTATCAACCGGGTCCCTTGGGCACGGACTTTCCGTTGGGATTGGGATGGCTATCGCCGCAAAAAAAGATAGGAGAAATAGCAGAGTCTTTGTCCTGCTGAGTGACGGAGAACTAAATGAAGGATCTGTGTGGGAAGCGGCAATGTTCGCTTCGCACCATCGTCTTGATAATCTCATTGCGATCGTCGATTACAACAAAATACAGGCTCTCGGGTTTTCTGAGGATATTATAGGGCTGGAATCACTATCTCAAATATGGTCTTCCTTTGGATGGGCTGCCAGGGAAGTAGATGGCCACGATTTTAACCAGATCACGGCAAATCTCGGGGAGATACCATATGCGAAAGACAAGCCGAGCGTTGTCGTCGCCCACACGGTCAAGGGGAGAGGTGTTACCTTCATGGAGAATAATCTTTTGTGGCATTACCGGTCACCAGACATTAGAGAATATGAACTTGCTCTGAAGGAACTAGTAGGATGA
- a CDS encoding radical SAM protein, which produces MSILFVIPPNKLNQGFSQCRPLGVFYLIAALRKQGIKADVLDLERNVFTEKEIIGRVSEAGPKIIGLTATSHTRFGALHLAEFFKTNFPEKHIIAGGPHFSQCAHDTLVHTDALDVVVRGEAEEIVCDLIPALLEGEDLGQIKGISFRKNGAICHNPDAAPPMNLDDLPILTDFDHKDYSDKLLVYTENGKSIPAISIITSRGCPYQCIFCSVKNSGYRVRSAKSVVDEIEMWIEKHPEIKAFNFFDLTFTVNAEHARSICDEIVSRNLNITWWAESRLNIDLSLLDVMKKAGCKAVSVGVESGSPRILKVIKKNINLDSLNDFAKRCDNLGIQVSFFFMLSHPTETMEDLQKTKQMAQTLLASFRCVSDTSAGVTTILPGTELERISRDKGILPSDFSWSLPYCRPENLRASYSEYLPIYLETIPLKRLVKFREEIGALGNIKRKNSSWQLLKWGFRRIFSSDRSVRYKLRVGLHTMKVWLGQHNSLQ; this is translated from the coding sequence ATGTCAATCCTCTTTGTTATTCCTCCGAATAAACTGAATCAGGGCTTCTCGCAATGCAGGCCGCTGGGGGTATTCTATCTTATCGCAGCGTTGAGAAAACAAGGGATAAAGGCCGATGTACTTGATCTGGAAAGGAATGTGTTCACCGAGAAAGAGATTATCGGGCGAGTTAGCGAAGCCGGACCCAAGATCATCGGATTAACTGCAACGTCTCACACGCGTTTTGGTGCTCTGCATCTTGCTGAGTTCTTCAAGACAAACTTTCCTGAGAAGCATATAATAGCGGGAGGTCCTCACTTCTCGCAATGTGCCCACGATACCTTAGTGCATACAGACGCTCTTGACGTCGTAGTACGTGGAGAAGCTGAGGAGATCGTTTGTGACCTTATTCCTGCCCTCTTAGAGGGCGAAGATCTGGGCCAAATAAAAGGCATATCGTTCAGGAAGAACGGCGCCATATGTCACAATCCTGATGCGGCCCCACCAATGAATCTCGATGATCTACCCATTCTTACGGACTTCGACCATAAAGATTATTCAGACAAATTATTGGTATATACTGAAAATGGAAAATCCATACCGGCGATAAGCATTATAACGAGCAGGGGATGTCCATACCAATGCATCTTTTGCTCTGTAAAGAATTCGGGATACAGGGTTCGGTCCGCCAAATCGGTAGTTGATGAAATAGAAATGTGGATTGAAAAACATCCTGAAATCAAAGCCTTTAACTTCTTCGATTTGACTTTTACCGTAAATGCCGAGCATGCGAGATCGATATGTGATGAAATAGTCTCAAGAAATCTGAATATCACATGGTGGGCTGAGAGTCGATTGAATATCGATCTAAGTCTGTTGGATGTGATGAAAAAGGCCGGATGTAAAGCGGTAAGCGTGGGGGTGGAATCGGGATCGCCTCGTATACTCAAGGTTATCAAGAAGAATATCAACCTGGATTCCCTAAATGATTTCGCAAAGAGATGCGACAATCTCGGTATACAGGTATCATTCTTTTTTATGCTTTCTCATCCAACGGAAACAATGGAGGACTTGCAAAAAACGAAGCAGATGGCGCAGACCTTGTTAGCGTCCTTTAGATGCGTATCTGATACCTCCGCTGGCGTCACCACAATCCTGCCCGGAACAGAGCTTGAAAGGATCTCACGTGACAAGGGTATATTACCCTCTGATTTTTCATGGAGTCTACCCTATTGCCGACCGGAGAATCTGAGAGCATCATATTCAGAATACTTACCTATATACCTTGAAACGATTCCCTTGAAGAGATTAGTAAAATTCAGAGAAGAAATTGGAGCTCTCGGCAATATTAAACGAAAGAATTCTTCGTGGCAACTTCTTAAGTGGGGTTTTAGAAGAATTTTCTCGAGCGACAGGTCCGTGCGATATAAGCTAAGAGTGGGACTTCACACCATGAAGGTGTGGCTGGGGCAGCACAATTCTCTGCAATAG
- a CDS encoding TylF/MycF/NovP-related O-methyltransferase — MKKVVPEGGFRTEVEKKAGKRIEKIFNQSPDSLQVKLDNFPRYIRRQKLTRLLTLYEIFKKILPVKGSIIECGVYGGFSLMAWANMSAVLEPANLTRRIYGFDTFSGFPSVGKKDSSPVTKPKKNQLRSDSFDELTELLAIYNSNRFLGHIGKVQLIKGDVVETIPKFVSQNRHLIVSLLFLDLDLYEPTKTAIENFFPRMPKGAIIAFDELDNPIWPGETRALLETIGVAKLRIERIEFDPYIGFAVIG; from the coding sequence ATGAAAAAGGTTGTACCGGAAGGCGGCTTTAGAACTGAGGTGGAGAAGAAAGCAGGAAAGAGGATTGAAAAAATCTTCAATCAAAGTCCCGACAGTCTCCAGGTGAAGCTCGATAATTTTCCGAGGTATATCAGACGGCAAAAGCTGACAAGATTGCTCACCCTCTACGAGATATTCAAGAAAATATTGCCAGTCAAGGGTTCGATTATCGAGTGCGGAGTGTACGGAGGATTTAGCCTCATGGCGTGGGCAAACATGAGCGCCGTATTGGAACCCGCAAACCTAACAAGGCGCATATACGGTTTCGACACATTTTCTGGTTTCCCCAGTGTGGGGAAAAAAGATTCAAGCCCGGTCACGAAGCCTAAGAAGAATCAGCTTCGTTCGGATTCTTTCGATGAGCTGACCGAACTGTTAGCCATATATAATTCAAACAGATTCCTGGGCCATATTGGTAAAGTCCAGCTCATCAAGGGTGACGTAGTCGAAACTATTCCGAAATTTGTCTCTCAAAACAGGCATCTCATCGTTAGCCTCCTTTTCCTGGATCTCGATCTATATGAGCCGACAAAAACAGCAATAGAGAATTTCTTTCCGAGGATGCCAAAAGGCGCCATAATAGCCTTTGATGAACTGGATAATCCCATCTGGCCAGGTGAAACGAGAGCCCTCTTAGAAACAATAGGTGTCGCTAAATTAAGGATCGAACGGATCGAGTTTGATCCTTATATCGGTTTCGCAGTGATTGGATGA
- a CDS encoding glycosyltransferase family 4 protein: protein MDVWVVQIAEPTPLSKNSRQMRTGILAEKLMQRGHDVLWWISAFDHLRKEWLFRDDTEVTLKHKLRIKAIKGSGYKKNVSMRRYLDHKLIANKFKRQSGKMPKPDVVIASLPPHDVAYEAAVYARNNHVPIILDVRDTWPDIFLDNVSPGLTKLANAVLRSDFEKTREAMKIASGIVAVSNTFLKWALKYANRDRTVTDKVFYLGAGRSDCILRDASEEYRILLSTLTDKFVVTFVGTFSSYHNPSIIIKCARTMKQKDIVFVLAGDGDNSTQIRKGIRELDNVILPGWLDKNQIDLLLSKSHVGLCPTSKDVDLFPNKAFSYLSAGLPIVSAFNGDLKDLLAEYEIGFTYHPGDSEGLARYITILYENSDLYRRMSANAKQVFKEIFDADKIYEEYALHIEGVQNAYSTGKLDHRCKR, encoded by the coding sequence ATGGATGTCTGGGTAGTACAAATAGCTGAACCGACCCCCCTTTCGAAGAATAGCAGGCAGATGCGGACAGGAATTCTTGCTGAAAAATTGATGCAGAGAGGTCACGATGTTTTGTGGTGGATCAGCGCCTTCGACCATCTTAGAAAAGAATGGCTATTTAGGGATGATACTGAGGTTACCCTGAAGCATAAGTTGAGAATCAAAGCGATAAAAGGGTCGGGTTACAAGAAGAATGTCTCTATGCGACGTTATCTCGATCACAAATTGATCGCTAATAAGTTCAAACGTCAATCGGGAAAGATGCCAAAGCCCGATGTTGTGATAGCTTCCTTGCCGCCCCACGATGTTGCATACGAAGCCGCCGTCTATGCGAGAAACAATCATGTCCCCATCATTCTCGACGTTAGAGATACCTGGCCCGATATATTCTTGGATAATGTATCACCAGGATTGACCAAGCTTGCGAATGCTGTACTACGCTCTGATTTTGAAAAGACGAGAGAAGCAATGAAAATAGCAAGTGGTATAGTCGCAGTTAGTAATACGTTCCTGAAATGGGCTTTGAAATACGCGAACCGAGACCGAACGGTAACGGATAAGGTCTTCTATCTGGGTGCCGGGAGATCAGACTGTATTTTACGTGATGCCTCAGAGGAATACAGAATCCTTCTTAGCACGTTAACCGATAAATTTGTGGTTACCTTCGTAGGGACCTTTTCATCCTACCATAATCCATCAATAATCATTAAGTGCGCGCGGACAATGAAGCAGAAGGATATAGTATTCGTTCTTGCTGGGGACGGGGATAATTCAACCCAAATCAGAAAAGGTATACGTGAGTTGGATAATGTTATTTTGCCTGGTTGGCTGGATAAAAATCAGATCGACCTTCTACTATCCAAGTCTCATGTGGGCTTGTGTCCAACCTCAAAGGATGTCGACTTGTTTCCGAATAAAGCCTTCTCATATCTTTCTGCCGGGCTCCCGATCGTGTCGGCATTCAATGGAGATTTGAAAGACCTATTGGCCGAATACGAGATTGGTTTCACCTACCATCCTGGTGACTCAGAGGGGCTTGCCAGGTATATAACAATACTATACGAAAATAGCGACCTTTATCGGAGAATGTCCGCGAATGCCAAGCAAGTCTTTAAAGAAATTTTCGATGCAGACAAGATATACGAAGAGTACGCTCTGCATATCGAAGGGGTGCAAAATGCATATAGTACTGGAAAATTGGACCATAGATGTAAGCGCTAG
- the asnB gene encoding asparagine synthase (glutamine-hydrolyzing), translating into MCRIVGFVDGHYKGQYDMYGVLEEMRDSMFRGGPDDAGQYIHEDKGLAVGHRRLSILDLSPMGHQPMGYDNLVITYNGEVYNFREIRRELEDCGYTFQSNSDTEVVLKTFHKWGLNGISRFRGMWAFAVWDNKSETVTLCRDRVGVKPLYWYFKNSLFMFASELKAFCKHPTFLKDVDRKALSLYFQFGYIPAPYSIFKGVRKLDAGCVLKFDVNRQEYAHERYWDVKKYYLTGFQSQRKPESNSDEEIETELEGILEESFKLRLVSDVPVGVFLSGGIDSSLVATLLQKNLTGKLKTFTIGFHGENQYNEAPSAREVAERLSTDHHEYYFDAQDVADLLHEIPLLYDEPFGDSSALPTYLVSMIARRYVKVALSADGGDELFCGYNFFVRPFVDRLDPYFRLGDRTNLSSFILKLADSAPSERMLYVCHPTKNNFRGKLNRMKYLLKKIDFSEGWDLRTALMYVEFIRYLPDDILVKVDRATMGVSLEGREPFLDNRIVEYACQLPMKFKYRNKVRKHILRRIASKYLPNEALNRPKQGFSLPLNSEPYRSKLHELFDCYLDDRMLRKTGMLNVKACSNLVRQWNSEKLSYEKLWYLLNFQMWAERYL; encoded by the coding sequence ATGTGTAGAATTGTAGGTTTCGTAGACGGCCATTACAAGGGCCAATATGATATGTACGGAGTCCTAGAAGAAATGAGGGATAGCATGTTTCGTGGCGGCCCGGACGATGCTGGTCAATATATCCATGAAGATAAGGGGCTTGCAGTCGGGCATCGAAGACTTTCAATCCTGGATTTATCTCCCATGGGACATCAACCGATGGGGTACGACAACTTGGTCATAACCTACAACGGCGAGGTCTACAATTTTCGCGAAATAAGACGTGAATTAGAGGACTGTGGCTACACATTTCAATCCAATTCTGATACTGAGGTAGTTCTGAAGACGTTTCACAAATGGGGTCTGAATGGTATAAGCAGATTTCGGGGCATGTGGGCGTTTGCGGTATGGGATAACAAAAGCGAGACCGTTACGCTTTGTAGGGATAGGGTCGGAGTTAAGCCTCTGTATTGGTATTTCAAGAATTCCCTCTTTATGTTTGCCTCGGAATTAAAAGCCTTTTGCAAGCACCCTACCTTTCTGAAAGACGTTGATAGGAAAGCCTTATCTCTTTACTTTCAATTTGGTTATATCCCTGCTCCCTATTCGATCTTCAAAGGCGTTCGGAAATTGGACGCGGGGTGCGTTTTGAAGTTCGATGTTAACAGACAAGAATATGCCCACGAAAGATATTGGGACGTGAAGAAATACTATTTAACCGGTTTTCAGAGCCAGAGAAAGCCCGAAAGCAATTCCGATGAAGAAATTGAAACAGAATTGGAAGGGATACTGGAGGAGAGCTTCAAACTCAGACTTGTTTCTGATGTGCCTGTTGGGGTGTTTTTGAGCGGTGGCATTGACAGCTCGCTTGTTGCTACTCTATTGCAAAAGAACCTTACCGGGAAATTGAAGACATTTACCATAGGATTTCACGGGGAGAATCAATATAACGAAGCTCCTTCTGCGAGAGAAGTAGCTGAACGTTTAAGTACCGATCACCACGAATACTACTTCGATGCACAAGACGTTGCCGATCTTCTGCATGAGATACCATTGTTGTATGATGAACCATTTGGGGATAGTTCCGCACTTCCAACATACCTCGTCTCGATGATAGCTAGGAGATACGTTAAAGTTGCACTTTCGGCGGATGGCGGGGACGAGCTTTTCTGTGGGTACAATTTCTTCGTCCGACCGTTTGTTGACAGGCTTGACCCATATTTCAGACTGGGCGATAGAACCAATTTGAGTAGCTTTATCCTTAAATTGGCTGATAGCGCACCATCGGAAAGAATGCTCTATGTCTGCCACCCCACGAAGAATAATTTTCGCGGAAAATTAAACAGAATGAAATATTTGCTTAAGAAGATAGATTTTAGTGAGGGCTGGGACTTAAGGACTGCTCTCATGTACGTGGAATTTATCAGGTACCTTCCCGATGATATTTTGGTGAAGGTTGATAGGGCTACGATGGGTGTCTCGTTAGAAGGCCGCGAGCCTTTTCTTGATAACAGGATAGTAGAATACGCATGTCAATTACCGATGAAATTCAAATATAGAAATAAGGTACGAAAGCATATTTTAAGAAGGATAGCGTCCAAATATCTTCCGAACGAGGCCTTGAATAGGCCAAAACAGGGCTTCAGTCTTCCGCTAAATTCGGAGCCGTACAGGAGTAAATTGCATGAATTATTCGACTGTTATTTAGACGACAGAATGCTACGTAAGACCGGCATGTTAAACGTGAAGGCCTGCAGCAACCTCGTGAGACAATGGAATTCAGAGAAGTTGAGCTATGAAAAACTGTGGTATCTATTGAATTTTCAGATGTGGGCAGAAAGATATTTATGA